A region from the Malus domestica chromosome 07, GDT2T_hap1 genome encodes:
- the LOC103410046 gene encoding uncharacterized protein — protein MFKRITFILLVGLLAWAYQAARPPPPNICGSPGGPPITAPRIRLRDGRFLAYKEHGVPKPIAKYKIIFVHPFSSSRHDLIITISVSPEVIEDLGVYIVSFDRPGYGESDPDPKRTAKSLALDIEELGDQLELGSKFYVIGYSMGGQCIWKCLQYIPHRLTGAALIAPVINYWWPGLPANLSTYAYKKQPPQDQWALRAAHYIPWLTYWWNTQKFFPKSSVVSGKPEHMFSRQDWEIIRNAKVSGREKHKEQVTQQGEAESIFRDMIVGFGSWEFNPTDLKNPFVNNEGSVHLWQGDEDKLVPVELQRYIAQKLPWIHYHEVPGGGHLLPAADGMSEVILKALLIKE, from the exons ATGTTTAAGAGGATCACATTCATCTTGTTGGTTGGATTGCTGGCGTGGGCATATCAGGCCGCCCGACCCCCACCTCCGAACATCTGTGGTTCGCCTGGCGGTCCACCCATAACAGCGCCTAGAATAAGGCTAAGGGATGGAAGATTTTTGGCCTACAAGGAACATGGTGTTCCAAAACCAATCGCAAAGTACAAGATTATCTTTGTTCATCCCTTCAGTAGTTCCCGACACGATCTAATCATTACAATATCCGTCTCTCCG GAAGTCATTGAAGATTTAGGTGTGTACATTGTGTCTTTCGACAGACCAGGGTACGGGGAAAGTGATCCGGATCCTAAGAGAACAGCAAAGAGCTTGGCGTTAGATATAGAGGAGCTTGGTGATCAGCTGGAACTCGGAtccaaattttatgtaattggATACTCAATGGGAGGACAGTGCATCTGGAAGTGTCTTCAGTACATCCCTCATAG GCTAACCGGAGCAGCGCTGATCGCTCCGGTGATCAACTACTGGTGGCCAGGACTTCCTGCCAACTTGTCAACTTATGCCTATAAGAAGCAACCTCCGCAGGATCAATGGGCGCTTCGAGCTGCTCACTATATACCTTGGTTAACCTACTGGTGGAACACTCAGAAATTCTTTCCTAAATCCAGCGTTGTATCCGGAAAACCAGAGCATATGTTTTCCCGCCAAGATTGGGAAATCATTAGGAATGCAAAGGTTTCTGGAAGAGAAAAGCACAAG GAACAGGTCACGCAGCAAGGAGAAGCTGAGTCCATCTTTCGCGACATGATTGTTGGATTTGGGAGCTGGGAATTTAATCCTACGGATCTGAAGAACCCTTTTGTCAACAACGAAGGCTCGGTCCATCTATGGCAGGGTGACGAAGATAAgcttgtcccagttgagctgcAACGCTATATTGCCCAAAAGCTTCCATGGATTCACTACCATGAGGTACCAGGTGGTGGACATTTGTTGCCAGCTGCAGATGGTATGAGCGAAGTCATCTTAAAGGCACTTCTAATTAAAGAGTAG